In a single window of the Papaver somniferum cultivar HN1 chromosome 8, ASM357369v1, whole genome shotgun sequence genome:
- the LOC113301749 gene encoding protein PAM68, chloroplastic-like, producing the protein MESCPLSRILPFTSSSTFRIKNKSQARFMCGSQTSSFLLQTNLQLSAAFRSPKGFGSSPKKSKKKNNIGELKPERLNENDYDDEEEEEDQEDVIPEIITNRMMTRMGISVGIPLFIGLLFFPFFYYLKVVLKLDIPTWVPFIVSFFFFGSALLGVSYGIVSSSWDPMREGSLLGWNEARRNWPVFWQSLWGGRSVNK; encoded by the coding sequence ATGGAGTCCTGCCCTTTATCAAGAATTCTACCTTTTACATCTTCTTCAACATTCCGTATAAAGAATAAATCTCAAGCTAGATTCATGTGTGGTTCTCAAACTTCATCCTTCTTATTACAAACAAATCTACAACTCTCTGCTGCTTTTAGAAGCCCAAAAGGATTTGGTTCTTCTCCAAAGAAAAGtaagaagaaaaacaacattGGTGAGTTAAAACCAGAGAGGTTaaatgaaaatgattatgatgatgaagaagaagaagaagatcaagaagatgTAATTCCCGAGATTATAACAAATAGAATGATGACTAGAATGGGGATATCAGTGGGAATTCCATTGTTCATTGGCTTATTGTTTTTCCCGTTCTTTTATTATTTAAAGGTTGTGttaaaacttgatataccaacatgGGTGCCGTTTATTGtatcatttttcttctttggctCAGCGTTATTAGGTGTTAGTTATGGAATTGTTTCTTCAAGTTGGGATCCAATGAGAGAAGGTTCCCTCTTAGGTTGGAATGAAGCAAGAAGGAATTGGCCTGTGTTTTGGCAATCTTTATGGGGTGGAAGATCGGTTAATAAGTAG
- the LOC113301750 gene encoding thioredoxin-like protein YLS8, with protein sequence MSYLLPHLHSGWAVDQAILAEEERLVVIRFGHDWDETCMQMDEVLSSVAETIKNFAVIYLVDITEVPDFNTMYELYDPSTVMFFFRNKHIMIDLGTGNNNKINWALKDKQEFIDIIETVYRGARKGRGLVIAPKDYSTKYRY encoded by the exons ATGTCTTACTTACTCCCTCACTTGCACTCTGGTTGGGCTGTGGATCAAGCCATCCTTGCTGAGGAGGAACGACTTGTTGTTATTAGATTCGGTCATGACTGGGATGAGACTTGCATGCAG ATGGATGAGGTATTGTCTTCAGTTGCTGAGACAATAAAGAATTTTGCTGTGATCTATCTAGTCGACATCACTGAAGTGCCTGATTTCAACACCATGTATGAGCTTTACGACCCTTCGACAGTCATGTTCTTTTTCCGTAACAAACACATTATGATTGATTTGGGAACCGGAAACAACAACAAGATCAACTGGGCACTCAAGGACAAGCAGGAGTTCATTGACATCATTGAGACTGTTTATCGTGGGGCCAGGAAAGGTCGAGGTCTGGTGATTGCACCTAAAGACTACTCCACAAAGTACCGTTACTAG